A part of Deinococcus detaillensis genomic DNA contains:
- a CDS encoding PIN domain-containing protein, with product MSSSQPLEGVLLDANIVLRYLTNEPPEMAGRSRALLERAERGELRLILTPLVLAECVWVLKSFYKLPLVRISGALQQVLELGSVTTQQRPVISAALISMAQHNVDFADAYLAELARAEGLSVASFDQDFSKLSVTLVSI from the coding sequence ATGAGCAGTTCGCAACCTCTTGAAGGCGTTTTACTGGACGCCAATATCGTGCTCCGTTACCTGACCAACGAGCCGCCGGAGATGGCCGGGCGGAGCCGAGCGCTGTTAGAGCGGGCCGAACGCGGCGAACTGAGATTAATCTTGACGCCTTTGGTGCTAGCAGAGTGCGTCTGGGTGCTGAAATCATTTTATAAATTGCCGCTTGTCCGGATCAGTGGGGCGCTGCAACAGGTCTTGGAACTCGGCAGCGTAACCACCCAGCAGCGCCCTGTCATCAGCGCCGCCTTAATCAGCATGGCCCAGCACAACGTTGATTTCGCCGACGCTTATTTGGCTGAATTGGCCCGCGCCGAAGGACTGAGTGTGGCCAGCTTTGACCAAGATTTCAGCAAGCTTTCGGTGACGCTTGTCTCCATCTGA
- a CDS encoding Glu/Leu/Phe/Val family dehydrogenase → MTTMPTDPAPRALHGVPSYLDKNNLGPWEIYLEQVDRVTPYLGKLAYWAETLKRPKRILIVDVPIHLDDGTVAHFEGYRVQHNTSRGPAKGGVRFHQDVTLSEVMALSAWMTVKNAAVNLPYGGGKGGIRIDPRNYSQGELERLTRRYTTEIGLVIGPDKDIPAPDVNTNPQTMAWMMDTYSMNVGRTATGVVTGKPVQLGGSLGRADATGRGVFVTGAQALIKLGMPLEGAKIAVQGFGNVGYAAARIFQDHGAKIVAIQDVSGTIFSAGGLDPYAVQAHLQATGSVLNFEGSDALTKAEFWQVPCDVLIPAALEKQITVDNADQIQARVIVEGANGPTTPAADDILRGRGVTLVPDVLANAGGVTVSYFEWVQDFSSFFWTEDEINARLDRIMAEAFNSLWAVAERHGVTLRTAAYIVACTRVLEARALRGLYP, encoded by the coding sequence ATGACCACCATGCCCACCGACCCGGCCCCCCGCGCCCTTCACGGCGTTCCCTCGTACCTCGACAAAAACAACCTCGGCCCTTGGGAAATTTATTTGGAACAAGTCGACCGTGTGACGCCGTACCTCGGCAAGCTGGCCTACTGGGCCGAAACCCTCAAGCGGCCCAAGCGCATCCTGATCGTGGACGTGCCGATTCACCTGGACGACGGCACGGTGGCGCATTTTGAAGGTTACCGGGTGCAGCACAACACCTCGCGCGGCCCGGCCAAAGGCGGCGTCCGCTTTCACCAAGACGTGACCCTGAGCGAAGTGATGGCGCTCAGCGCGTGGATGACCGTCAAGAACGCGGCGGTAAATTTGCCTTACGGCGGCGGCAAGGGCGGTATCCGGATTGACCCGCGCAACTACTCGCAGGGCGAACTCGAGAGACTGACCCGGCGCTACACCACCGAAATCGGCCTCGTGATCGGGCCAGACAAAGACATCCCCGCCCCCGACGTCAACACCAATCCGCAGACGATGGCGTGGATGATGGACACCTACTCGATGAATGTGGGCCGCACCGCCACCGGCGTCGTGACGGGCAAGCCGGTGCAGCTCGGCGGCTCGCTGGGCCGCGCCGACGCCACCGGACGCGGGGTGTTCGTGACGGGCGCTCAGGCGCTCATCAAGCTGGGCATGCCGCTAGAAGGCGCAAAAATCGCGGTGCAGGGCTTCGGCAACGTGGGCTACGCTGCCGCCCGCATCTTTCAAGATCACGGCGCAAAAATCGTGGCGATTCAAGACGTCTCCGGCACCATTTTCAGCGCCGGCGGCTTAGACCCCTACGCGGTGCAGGCTCACCTTCAGGCCACCGGCAGCGTGCTGAACTTTGAAGGCAGTGACGCCTTGACCAAAGCCGAGTTCTGGCAAGTGCCGTGCGACGTGCTCATTCCCGCCGCGCTGGAAAAGCAGATCACTGTCGACAACGCCGATCAGATTCAGGCCCGCGTGATCGTGGAAGGCGCGAACGGCCCGACCACCCCCGCCGCCGACGACATTTTGCGCGGGCGCGGCGTGACCCTGGTGCCGGACGTGCTGGCCAACGCAGGCGGCGTGACGGTCAGTTATTTTGAATGGGTCCAGGATTTTTCGAGCTTTTTCTGGACGGAAGACGAGATCAATGCCCGCCTGGATAGGATCATGGCTGAAGCTTTCAACAGCCTGTGGGCGGTGGCCGAACGGCACGGCGTCACGCTGAGAACCGCCGCCTACATCGTGGCCTGCACGCGGGTGCTGGAAGCGCGGGCGCTGAGAGGGCTGTACCCTTAA
- a CDS encoding AbrB/MazE/SpoVT family DNA-binding domain-containing protein translates to MSRTTMTSKGQITVPHEIRAALKLVQGDQLQIEVVSNGFEARLVRRPTAASLQGILKSEIPYQSQEAERQAVAEALAEKFSKQK, encoded by the coding sequence ATGTCAAGGACGACCATGACCAGCAAGGGACAAATCACCGTACCGCACGAGATTCGCGCCGCTCTCAAGTTGGTGCAGGGCGATCAGTTGCAGATTGAAGTCGTTTCCAACGGCTTCGAGGCCCGTTTGGTTCGGCGGCCGACAGCGGCTTCCCTACAAGGTATTCTGAAAAGCGAAATTCCGTATCAAAGTCAGGAAGCCGAGCGTCAGGCAGTGGCGGAGGCGCTCGCTGAAAAGTTTTCAAAGCAAAAATGA